From Pulveribacter suum, a single genomic window includes:
- a CDS encoding branched-chain amino acid ABC transporter substrate-binding protein — protein MSFPFKSSALAAAALVCATGAFAQEQVVKIGHSGPLSGPNTFAGRDNDNGVRLAVEELNARKINVGGKTLKFEVVSEDDQCDAKAGVAVAQKFVDTGVRYVMGPYCSGVTIPASRVYDGGGTMVSTVGTNPKITEAGYKNLFRIVASDVQAGANMAAYAAKDLKAKKVAVIDDRTAFGQGLADEFAKEAQKLGLTVVGREFTTDKATDFMAILTNIKAKQPEAIFYGGYAPQAAPMARQIKQLGIHAKLLGGDTLCSPEMPKLGGDAVDGVVYCAYAGMLMDSDAGAKGFQEKFKKRYNQAPDVYGPFYYDQVMNIGQAMEKSGSIDPAKVGAYMHQNTYKGVMGDYAYDAKGNRVKAPVVVMTFEGGKAKPLASY, from the coding sequence ATGTCCTTCCCGTTCAAATCCTCCGCCCTCGCTGCGGCTGCGCTGGTGTGCGCCACCGGTGCCTTTGCCCAGGAGCAGGTCGTCAAGATCGGCCATAGCGGCCCGTTGTCCGGCCCCAATACGTTTGCCGGCCGCGACAACGACAACGGCGTGCGCCTGGCCGTCGAGGAGCTGAATGCCCGCAAGATCAACGTGGGCGGCAAGACGCTCAAGTTCGAGGTGGTCTCGGAAGACGACCAGTGCGATGCCAAGGCGGGCGTGGCCGTGGCGCAGAAGTTCGTGGACACCGGAGTGCGCTACGTCATGGGCCCCTACTGCTCGGGCGTGACCATCCCCGCCTCGCGCGTGTACGACGGTGGCGGCACCATGGTCTCCACCGTGGGCACCAACCCCAAGATCACCGAGGCCGGCTACAAGAACCTGTTTCGCATCGTCGCCAGCGACGTGCAGGCGGGTGCCAACATGGCCGCCTACGCCGCCAAGGATCTGAAGGCCAAGAAGGTCGCCGTGATCGACGACCGCACGGCCTTCGGCCAGGGCCTGGCCGACGAGTTCGCCAAGGAGGCGCAAAAGCTCGGCCTGACCGTGGTGGGCCGTGAGTTCACGACCGACAAGGCCACCGACTTCATGGCCATCCTCACCAACATCAAGGCCAAGCAGCCGGAAGCCATCTTCTACGGCGGCTACGCCCCGCAGGCCGCGCCCATGGCGCGCCAGATCAAGCAGTTGGGCATCCATGCCAAGCTGCTGGGCGGCGACACCCTGTGCAGCCCGGAGATGCCCAAGCTGGGCGGAGACGCCGTGGACGGCGTGGTGTACTGCGCCTACGCCGGCATGCTGATGGACAGCGACGCCGGTGCCAAGGGCTTCCAGGAAAAGTTCAAGAAGCGCTACAACCAGGCTCCCGATGTGTATGGCCCGTTCTACTACGACCAGGTCATGAACATCGGCCAGGCCATGGAAAAGTCCGGCTCCATCGATCCTGCCAAGGTGGGTGCCTACATGCACCAGAACACCTACAAGGGCGTGATGGGTGACTATGCCTACGACGCCAAGGGCAACCGCGTGAAGGCGCCCGTAGTGGTCATGACCTTTGAGGGCGGCAAGGCCAAGCCGCTGGCCAGCTACTGA
- a CDS encoding DEAD/DEAH box helicase has product MTDRLQEQGQAAPADTTVLQEGAAAPVATETTETLETTEASQPDGFTLLGLAPELVQAVRDLGYTQPTAVQDKAIPLAMGAGGEAGRFIDLMVSSQTGSGKTAAFLLPVLHTLIQQQAEADEAARTEHERAAAEAAARGEAPPKRPKRKNPLQARSFKAATPGALVLCPTRELAQQVAHDAIELVKHCKGLRIANVVGGMPYQVQIARLQNANLVVATPGRLLDLQRSQQIKLDQVQFLVVDEADRMLDLGFADDLAEINELTAARQQTMMFSATFAPRIQQLAMRVMHDGGASVQRVQIDTPHEKHANIKQTLFWADNAQHKRKLLDHWLRDTTIDQAIVFASTQIECDGLANDLQQEGFSAVALHGALSQGLRNRRLMALRNGQVQILVATDVAARGIDVPTITHVFNFGLPMKAEDYTHRIGRTGRAGRDGLAVTFAEIRDRRKIFDIEGYSRQPFTAEVIAGLEPTQRFPQTGGRGGDFGGNGRGGREGGRGRGERFGRGGEQQQRGSGFGGARFNDRADNRFGDRADNRFGDRADNRFGAPRQEFDARAPRGPARGGEGFAGGPAGAGRSGYGHAPRRDAEGYGRHGGFSEGRERSGGAAGGRGDFGRGGDFAARPAKPAFSKPQGAGRPYAPRADAPRRTERSGR; this is encoded by the coding sequence ATGACTGATCGTTTGCAAGAGCAGGGCCAAGCCGCGCCTGCCGATACCACCGTGCTGCAGGAGGGCGCTGCTGCGCCCGTCGCCACCGAAACCACGGAAACCCTGGAAACCACCGAGGCCTCCCAGCCCGACGGTTTCACCCTCCTGGGCCTGGCGCCCGAGCTGGTGCAGGCGGTGCGTGACCTGGGCTACACCCAGCCCACGGCCGTGCAGGACAAGGCCATCCCGCTGGCCATGGGCGCAGGCGGCGAAGCCGGCCGCTTCATCGACCTGATGGTCTCCAGCCAGACGGGCAGCGGCAAGACCGCGGCCTTTTTGCTGCCCGTGCTGCACACGCTGATCCAGCAGCAGGCCGAGGCCGATGAGGCTGCCCGCACAGAGCACGAGCGTGCCGCCGCAGAGGCAGCCGCCCGCGGCGAGGCGCCCCCGAAGCGTCCCAAGCGCAAGAACCCGCTGCAGGCGCGCAGCTTCAAGGCCGCCACGCCTGGCGCCCTCGTGCTGTGCCCCACGCGCGAACTGGCCCAGCAGGTGGCGCATGACGCCATCGAGCTGGTCAAGCACTGCAAGGGCCTGCGCATCGCCAACGTCGTGGGCGGCATGCCCTACCAGGTGCAGATCGCCCGCCTGCAGAACGCCAACCTGGTCGTGGCCACGCCCGGCCGCCTGCTGGACCTGCAGCGCTCGCAGCAGATCAAGCTGGACCAGGTGCAGTTCCTGGTCGTGGACGAAGCCGACCGCATGCTGGATCTGGGTTTTGCCGATGACCTGGCCGAAATCAACGAACTGACGGCCGCGCGCCAGCAAACCATGATGTTCAGCGCCACCTTCGCGCCGCGCATCCAGCAGCTGGCCATGCGCGTGATGCACGACGGCGGTGCCAGCGTGCAGCGGGTGCAGATCGATACGCCGCATGAAAAGCACGCCAACATCAAGCAGACGCTGTTCTGGGCCGACAACGCCCAGCACAAGAGGAAGCTGCTGGACCACTGGCTGCGCGACACCACCATCGACCAGGCCATTGTCTTCGCCAGCACGCAGATCGAATGCGACGGCTTGGCCAACGACCTGCAGCAAGAAGGCTTTTCTGCCGTCGCGCTGCACGGCGCCCTGAGCCAGGGCCTGCGCAACCGCCGCCTGATGGCGCTGCGCAACGGCCAGGTGCAGATCCTGGTGGCTACTGACGTGGCGGCGCGCGGCATCGACGTGCCCACCATCACCCACGTCTTCAATTTCGGCCTGCCCATGAAGGCCGAGGACTACACGCACCGCATTGGCCGCACCGGCCGTGCCGGCCGCGACGGGCTGGCCGTGACGTTTGCCGAGATCCGCGACCGCCGCAAGATCTTCGACATCGAAGGCTACAGCCGCCAGCCGTTCACCGCCGAGGTGATCGCCGGGCTGGAGCCTACGCAGCGCTTCCCGCAGACGGGCGGACGCGGCGGTGACTTCGGCGGCAACGGCCGCGGCGGGCGCGAGGGCGGCCGTGGCCGTGGCGAGCGTTTTGGCCGTGGCGGCGAGCAGCAGCAGCGTGGCAGCGGCTTTGGCGGCGCGCGCTTCAACGACCGCGCCGACAACCGCTTTGGTGACCGTGCCGACAACCGCTTTGGCGACCGCGCCGACAACCGCTTTGGCGCGCCGCGCCAGGAGTTCGATGCCCGCGCTCCGCGCGGCCCGGCCCGCGGCGGTGAAGGCTTTGCCGGCGGCCCCGCCGGTGCCGGCCGCAGCGGCTACGGCCACGCACCGCGCCGTGACGCCGAAGGCTACGGCCGCCATGGCGGCTTTAGCGAAGGCCGTGAGCGCAGCGGCGGCGCTGCTGGTGGCCGCGGCGACTTCGGTCGTGGCGGCGACTTCGCCGCCCGCCCGGCCAAGCCGGCTTTCAGCAAGCCGCAAGGCGCCGGCCGTCCGTACGCCCCGCGTGCCGACGCACCGCGCCGCACGGAGCGTTCCGGCCGCTGA
- a CDS encoding sensor domain-containing diguanylate cyclase has protein sequence MSSALSSQADFEHMFELAPVSLWLEDYSGVRALFARWRGEGVTDLAAHLRQHPGRVAEYGAAIRVLKVNQRTLQLLAAPDEAALVASLGRVFSGDMHEHAIAEIEQLWSGALEFSNQTVNYALDGRRLDVRIRGRILPGHEDTWSRVLVSMEDNTEELRARGQLQRSEQYARGLFEHSPVSLWVEDFSQVKRLLDDVRARGIDDFRTFLKVHPDFVEQCMREIRVADVNRLTLRLFGASDKGELLAATHRMFRGEMRESFTDQLLDLWDGKLEQQREVVNYNLAGEPLHIHMQFAVLHERRHDWGMVLLSLVDITARKKAEAYLEYLGKHDVLTGLRNRAYYVEELGRLARKGPWPVGVLAIDVNGLKALNDEQGHAAGDAMLRRAGEVLSKAVDAPACAARIGGDEFSILLPGGDERAVQAMAERLLTLQELNNQFYPGQALSLSVGAALAQQGESLEAAMHLADQAMYAQKAQYYAAGQSLDRRGRGG, from the coding sequence ATGTCATCCGCTTTGTCTTCGCAGGCCGATTTCGAACACATGTTCGAGCTGGCCCCCGTCTCGCTGTGGCTGGAAGACTACAGCGGCGTGCGTGCGCTGTTTGCCCGCTGGCGCGGCGAAGGCGTGACCGACCTGGCTGCGCACCTGCGCCAGCATCCCGGGCGGGTGGCCGAGTACGGCGCCGCCATCCGGGTGCTGAAGGTGAACCAGCGCACGCTGCAGCTGCTGGCCGCGCCCGACGAGGCGGCGCTGGTGGCCTCGCTGGGCCGGGTCTTCAGCGGCGACATGCACGAGCACGCCATTGCCGAGATCGAGCAGCTGTGGAGCGGCGCGCTGGAGTTTTCCAACCAGACGGTGAACTACGCATTGGACGGGCGGCGGCTGGACGTGCGCATCCGCGGCCGCATCCTGCCCGGCCACGAGGACACCTGGAGCCGCGTGCTGGTCTCGATGGAGGACAACACCGAGGAGCTGCGCGCGCGTGGGCAGCTGCAGCGCAGCGAGCAGTACGCACGCGGGCTGTTCGAGCACTCGCCCGTGTCGCTGTGGGTGGAGGATTTCAGCCAGGTCAAGCGCCTGCTGGACGACGTGCGTGCCCGCGGCATCGATGACTTCAGGACCTTCCTCAAGGTGCACCCGGATTTCGTCGAGCAATGCATGCGCGAGATCCGTGTGGCCGACGTGAACCGGCTCACGCTGCGCCTGTTCGGTGCGTCCGACAAGGGCGAGCTGCTGGCTGCCACCCACCGCATGTTCCGTGGGGAAATGCGCGAGTCCTTCACCGATCAGCTGCTGGACCTGTGGGACGGCAAGCTCGAGCAGCAGCGCGAGGTGGTCAACTACAACCTGGCCGGCGAGCCGCTGCACATCCACATGCAGTTCGCCGTGCTGCACGAGCGCCGCCACGACTGGGGCATGGTGCTGCTGTCGCTGGTGGACATCACGGCGCGCAAGAAGGCCGAGGCCTATCTGGAATACCTGGGCAAGCACGACGTGCTGACGGGCCTGCGCAACCGGGCCTACTACGTCGAGGAGCTCGGGCGCCTGGCGCGCAAGGGGCCCTGGCCCGTCGGCGTGCTGGCCATCGACGTGAACGGCCTGAAGGCGCTCAACGACGAGCAGGGCCATGCCGCGGGCGACGCCATGCTGCGCCGCGCCGGCGAGGTGCTGTCCAAGGCCGTGGACGCGCCGGCCTGCGCCGCGCGCATCGGCGGCGACGAGTTCTCCATCCTGCTGCCCGGCGGCGACGAGCGCGCCGTGCAGGCCATGGCCGAGCGACTGCTGACGCTGCAGGAGCTGAACAACCAGTTCTACCCGGGCCAGGCGCTCAGCCTGTCGGTGGGCGCGGCGCTGGCGCAGCAGGGCGAGTCGCTGGAGGCCGCCATGCACCTGGCCGACCAGGCCATGTATGCGCAAAAGGCGCAGTACTACGCGGCCGGGCAAAGCCTGGACCGGCGCGGGCGGGGCGGCTGA
- a CDS encoding multidrug effflux MFS transporter produces the protein MHPDASNLWRGPRWALAVLLALLGMVGPFSIDTYLPAFGAIARSLQATPVEMQQTLSAYLFGFAFMTLFHGSLSDGFGRRPVVLWGLAIFTIASAGCAMAQSIGQLIFFRALQGLSAGAGIVVSRAVIRDIYPPAQAQQVMSQVTIFFGVAPAIAPMVGGWLSAHLNWHSVFWFLTGVGIVLWVANWRLLPESLPPAQRQPLHMGHLLRGYLELGTSPRFVLLALASGVPFNGMFLYVLSAPAFLGEHLQLAPTEFYWFFMLNIAGIMGGAWASGRLAGRIAPKRQIRHGFVIMLAMALLNLGLNLVLPPHAAWAMVPIAVFSFGWALMVPVVTLLVLDLYPHRRGMASSLQAFVGSTANGLVAGVVAPLVMQSTQMLALASLLMMCVGLVSWVYLHHRWPEIGRTAQD, from the coding sequence ATGCATCCTGACGCCTCCAACCTCTGGCGCGGCCCCCGCTGGGCCCTTGCCGTCCTGCTGGCGCTGCTGGGCATGGTGGGGCCGTTTTCCATCGACACCTACCTGCCCGCCTTCGGCGCCATCGCGCGCTCGCTGCAGGCCACGCCGGTGGAGATGCAGCAGACACTGTCGGCCTACCTGTTCGGCTTTGCCTTCATGACGCTGTTCCACGGCTCGCTGTCCGACGGCTTCGGCCGCCGGCCGGTGGTGCTGTGGGGGCTGGCCATCTTCACCATTGCCTCGGCCGGCTGCGCCATGGCGCAAAGCATCGGCCAGCTGATCTTCTTTCGCGCGCTGCAGGGGCTGTCGGCGGGCGCGGGCATCGTCGTCTCGCGCGCCGTCATCCGCGACATCTATCCGCCCGCCCAGGCCCAGCAGGTAATGAGCCAGGTGACCATCTTCTTCGGCGTGGCGCCGGCCATCGCCCCCATGGTGGGCGGCTGGCTGTCGGCGCACCTGAACTGGCACAGCGTGTTCTGGTTCCTCACCGGCGTGGGCATCGTCCTGTGGGTGGCCAACTGGCGGCTGCTGCCCGAGTCGCTGCCGCCAGCGCAGCGCCAGCCGCTGCACATGGGCCACCTGCTGCGCGGCTATCTCGAACTGGGCACCAGCCCGCGCTTCGTGCTGCTGGCGCTGGCCAGTGGCGTGCCGTTCAACGGCATGTTCCTGTACGTGCTGTCGGCGCCGGCCTTCCTGGGCGAGCACCTGCAGCTGGCGCCCACCGAGTTCTACTGGTTCTTCATGCTCAACATCGCCGGCATCATGGGCGGGGCCTGGGCCAGCGGGCGCCTGGCCGGGCGCATCGCCCCGAAGCGCCAGATTCGCCACGGCTTCGTCATCATGCTGGCCATGGCGCTGCTGAACCTGGGGCTGAATCTGGTGCTGCCGCCGCACGCCGCCTGGGCCATGGTGCCGATTGCCGTTTTCTCCTTCGGCTGGGCCCTGATGGTGCCGGTGGTCACCCTGCTGGTGCTGGACCTGTACCCCCACCGCCGCGGCATGGCCTCGTCGCTGCAGGCCTTCGTGGGCTCCACCGCCAATGGCCTGGTGGCCGGCGTGGTGGCGCCGCTGGTCATGCAGTCCACGCAGATGCTGGCGCTGGCCTCGCTGCTGATGATGTGCGTGGGCCTGGTCTCGTGGGTCTATCTGCACCACCGCTGGCCGGAGATCGGCCGCACGGCGCAGGACTGA
- a CDS encoding copper chaperone PCu(A)C gives MQAFRLLPSFALAGAALLAAQAHAQVTVHDAWVRAAVPQQKATGAFMRLTAEKDARLVEASSPVAGVAEIHEMKLEGDVMKMRQMPGLDVPAGAPVELKPGGYHIMLMDLKQPVAAGADVPLTLVFEAAGGQRQTVQVQAPVRALGTAPAHGHGHGKQH, from the coding sequence ATGCAAGCCTTCCGACTTCTCCCCTCCTTCGCCCTGGCAGGCGCCGCCCTGCTCGCCGCCCAGGCCCACGCACAGGTCACCGTGCACGACGCCTGGGTGCGCGCCGCCGTGCCACAGCAAAAGGCCACCGGCGCCTTCATGCGCCTGACGGCCGAGAAAGACGCACGCCTGGTCGAAGCCAGCAGCCCGGTGGCCGGTGTCGCGGAAATCCACGAAATGAAGCTGGAGGGCGACGTGATGAAGATGCGCCAGATGCCGGGCCTGGACGTGCCCGCGGGCGCACCGGTGGAGCTCAAGCCCGGCGGCTACCACATCATGCTGATGGACCTGAAGCAGCCCGTGGCGGCCGGCGCCGACGTGCCGCTGACGCTGGTGTTCGAGGCCGCAGGCGGCCAGCGCCAGACGGTGCAGGTGCAGGCGCCGGTGCGCGCCCTGGGCACTGCCCCGGCCCACGGCCATGGCCACGGCAAGCAGCACTGA
- a CDS encoding TonB-dependent receptor plug domain-containing protein yields MQAQPLTVTRRRARLHPLAAAALCCLAGAARAEAGAALPAVTVTATLTEQDARTAPASVTVITAQELAERNASDLLDAVRGAPGVTLSARQVGGRKTLALRGLEGKHTLTLIDGRRISASDDVIGHSDYQYGWLPISAIERVEIIRGPMSALYGSEALGGVMNIITKRPKDRWIGSVGANGAFPVGSDGAREGGTSVFAAGPLTERLRLSVNAEYAHRDAVPNPQDLRTSEIEGRKPRSLGLAAEFDLAPGHRLEAGVTDGQERRFYDDVSGTKPYANRYDLDRRQTHIGWKGEVKGWKTQLRAYRSEFSVRNSRTNGVAPTRAQDMTDGVVDGFASTRFGGHQVTLGGEWRDEELVNAGLTTGSDSVKHKALFVQDEFALGANLLATLGLRADHHGLFGTELSPRAYLVWEASPQLVVKGGYGHAFKAPTLKQISPNYVGAEGPHTFRGNAGIQPETSNSFELGADWQVSDAWSLRATAFHTEVRQLITYRLIEQVGTRRSYLYDNVDAARIQGLEAGATWAITPRLRWSVDATLLRTRDKTTGERLSDRPGTSVASRLAWRVAQWDAQLGLEHTGSQTSSGTRLPAYTLWNASVGRAWDVGNGQRLNLRAGLENLGDLRLAERSPAFGYAEQGRRAFVSARLDF; encoded by the coding sequence ATGCAAGCCCAACCCCTTACCGTCACCCGCCGGCGTGCCCGGCTGCACCCGTTGGCCGCCGCTGCCCTGTGCTGCCTGGCTGGCGCCGCCCGCGCCGAGGCCGGCGCCGCGCTGCCCGCCGTCACCGTCACGGCCACGCTGACCGAGCAGGATGCGCGCACCGCACCGGCCAGCGTCACCGTCATCACCGCCCAGGAGCTGGCCGAGCGCAATGCCTCGGACCTGCTGGACGCCGTGCGCGGCGCGCCGGGCGTCACCCTGAGCGCGCGCCAGGTCGGCGGGCGCAAGACGCTGGCGCTGCGCGGCCTGGAGGGCAAGCACACGCTGACGCTGATCGACGGGCGGCGCATCAGCGCCAGCGACGACGTGATCGGCCACTCCGACTACCAGTACGGCTGGCTGCCGATCTCGGCCATCGAGCGCGTGGAGATCATCCGCGGGCCGATGTCGGCGCTGTACGGCTCCGAGGCGCTGGGCGGGGTGATGAACATCATCACCAAGAGACCCAAGGACCGCTGGATCGGCTCGGTCGGCGCCAACGGCGCCTTCCCCGTGGGCAGCGACGGCGCGCGCGAGGGGGGCACCTCGGTCTTTGCCGCCGGGCCGCTGACCGAGCGCCTGCGCCTGTCAGTGAACGCCGAATATGCGCACCGCGACGCCGTGCCCAACCCTCAGGACCTGCGCACCAGCGAGATCGAGGGCCGCAAGCCGCGCAGCCTGGGGCTCGCCGCCGAGTTCGACCTGGCGCCAGGCCACCGGCTGGAGGCCGGCGTGACCGACGGCCAGGAGCGGCGCTTCTACGACGACGTCAGCGGCACCAAGCCCTACGCCAACCGCTACGACCTGGACCGTCGCCAGACGCACATCGGCTGGAAGGGCGAGGTGAAGGGCTGGAAGACGCAGCTGCGCGCCTACCGCAGCGAATTCAGCGTGCGCAACAGCCGCACCAACGGCGTGGCGCCCACGCGCGCCCAGGACATGACGGACGGCGTGGTGGACGGCTTTGCCAGCACCCGCTTCGGTGGCCACCAGGTGACGTTGGGCGGCGAGTGGCGCGATGAGGAACTGGTCAACGCCGGCCTGACCACCGGCAGCGACAGCGTGAAGCACAAGGCGCTGTTCGTGCAAGACGAATTTGCCTTGGGCGCCAACCTGCTGGCCACGCTGGGCCTGCGCGCCGACCACCACGGCCTTTTTGGCACCGAGCTGAGCCCGCGCGCCTACCTGGTCTGGGAGGCCAGCCCGCAGCTGGTGGTCAAGGGCGGCTACGGCCACGCCTTCAAGGCGCCCACGCTCAAGCAGATCTCGCCCAACTACGTCGGCGCCGAGGGGCCGCACACCTTCAGGGGCAACGCGGGCATCCAGCCCGAGACGTCCAACTCCTTCGAGCTGGGCGCCGACTGGCAGGTGAGCGATGCCTGGTCGCTGCGCGCCACCGCCTTCCACACCGAGGTCAGGCAGCTCATCACCTACCGGCTGATCGAACAGGTGGGCACGCGCCGCAGCTACCTCTACGACAACGTGGATGCGGCGCGCATCCAGGGCCTGGAGGCGGGCGCCACCTGGGCCATCACCCCGCGGCTGCGCTGGAGCGTGGACGCCACCTTGCTGCGCACACGCGACAAGACCACGGGCGAGCGCCTGTCCGACCGGCCGGGCACCAGCGTTGCCTCGCGCCTGGCCTGGCGCGTGGCGCAGTGGGATGCGCAGCTGGGCCTGGAGCACACCGGCAGCCAGACCAGCAGCGGCACGCGGCTGCCGGCCTACACGCTCTGGAACGCCAGCGTCGGCCGCGCCTGGGACGTGGGCAACGGCCAACGCCTGAACCTGCGCGCCGGCCTGGAGAACCTGGGCGACCTGCGCCTGGCCGAGCGCTCGCCCGCCTTCGGCTATGCCGAGCAGGGGCGGCGCGCCTTCGTGTCCGCCCGGCTGGACTTCTGA